A section of the Marinoscillum sp. 108 genome encodes:
- the trpD gene encoding anthranilate phosphoribosyltransferase: MKQVLDKLFKYQSLSREEAFQILSNLTTGKYNNSQMAAFMTVYLMRSITVEELEGFRDAMLELCVKVPVDEYNGIDLCGTGGDGKNTFNISTISSFVVAGAGQNVVKHGNYGVSSVSGSSNVLESMGAKFTNDIGTIKKSLDEAGICFLHAPLFHPAMKNVGPVRRELGIKTFFNMLGPMVNPAMPKNQLVGVFSLELARLYGYLYQKTDKHFVILHALDGYDEVSLTGGFKAIMNDHEEVFQPEDIGLKKLSAEDLYGGETVEEAVAIFKSILNNEGTEPQVEAILANAGLAISVGKQISISEGIEAARESIKSGKALQSFRKFLAVNNS; encoded by the coding sequence ATGAAGCAAGTACTGGACAAACTGTTTAAATATCAATCGCTTTCACGGGAGGAAGCATTTCAAATCCTCTCTAACCTGACCACAGGAAAGTATAACAATAGCCAGATGGCAGCCTTTATGACTGTCTACCTGATGCGCAGCATCACCGTGGAGGAGCTGGAGGGCTTCAGGGATGCCATGCTGGAGCTCTGTGTGAAAGTACCCGTGGATGAGTACAATGGAATCGATCTGTGTGGAACAGGGGGAGATGGCAAAAACACCTTCAATATCTCTACCATCTCGTCTTTTGTAGTGGCCGGTGCGGGGCAGAATGTGGTGAAGCACGGCAACTATGGCGTGTCTTCCGTGAGTGGGTCATCCAATGTGTTGGAAAGCATGGGGGCCAAATTCACCAACGACATTGGCACCATCAAAAAGAGTCTGGATGAGGCAGGTATTTGCTTTTTGCATGCGCCGCTGTTTCATCCGGCCATGAAAAATGTGGGCCCAGTTCGCCGGGAGTTAGGGATCAAAACATTCTTTAATATGCTTGGCCCCATGGTGAACCCTGCCATGCCTAAAAACCAACTGGTGGGTGTATTCAGCCTGGAACTGGCCCGACTCTATGGCTATCTCTATCAGAAGACAGACAAACACTTTGTGATCCTTCATGCTTTAGATGGTTATGATGAGGTGTCTCTCACCGGTGGATTCAAGGCGATAATGAATGACCATGAAGAGGTTTTTCAGCCAGAAGATATCGGCCTCAAAAAATTAAGCGCAGAAGACCTTTATGGTGGAGAGACCGTGGAGGAAGCAGTGGCTATTTTCAAGAGCATCCTCAATAATGAGGGTACAGAGCCACAGGTAGAGGCTATACTGGCCAATGCCGGCCTGGCGATCTCCGTAGGAAAACAAATAAGTATAAGCGAAGGCATAGAGGCCGCTCGTGAATCAATTAAATCAGGGAAGGCTTTACAGTCCTTCAGGAAGTTTTTAGCAGTGAACAACTCATGA
- the trpC gene encoding indole-3-glycerol phosphate synthase TrpC has translation MNILDQIVADKKEEVAQKKSLYPVKLLEQSTYFGAQPVSLRKYIRRPDKVGIIAEFKRKSPSKGVINDGAKVERTSIGYMQAGASGLSILTDTKYFGGKNEDLTIARSFNFCPILRKDFIIDEYQIIEAKSIGADVILLIAACLKPEEVKSLGAFAKSLGLEVLLEVHNEKELNDSINEHVDLLGVNNRNLGTFVTDVDTSRALAAKIPNDFVKVSESGINDPTVVVDLMSHGYEGFLIGEYFMQKGSPEKACSDFVKRIKELKH, from the coding sequence ATGAATATACTCGATCAGATCGTAGCAGATAAAAAGGAAGAAGTAGCACAGAAGAAAAGCCTTTATCCGGTGAAGCTCCTTGAGCAGAGCACTTACTTCGGCGCTCAGCCTGTTTCTTTGAGAAAATACATTCGGAGACCGGATAAGGTAGGAATTATCGCAGAGTTTAAGCGTAAATCACCGTCTAAAGGGGTCATCAATGACGGAGCTAAAGTGGAGCGAACATCCATTGGCTATATGCAGGCTGGTGCCTCGGGGTTATCTATTCTCACGGATACTAAGTATTTCGGAGGTAAAAATGAAGACCTCACCATCGCCAGGAGTTTCAATTTTTGTCCTATTCTGAGAAAGGACTTCATCATCGATGAGTACCAGATCATTGAGGCTAAGTCAATAGGTGCCGATGTGATCCTGCTTATCGCTGCATGTCTGAAACCGGAGGAAGTAAAGTCATTGGGGGCATTTGCCAAATCACTGGGACTGGAGGTACTATTGGAAGTACACAACGAAAAAGAGCTCAATGATTCCATCAATGAACACGTAGATCTCCTGGGTGTCAACAACCGGAATCTGGGAACTTTTGTGACTGATGTGGATACCTCACGTGCCCTTGCAGCCAAGATCCCCAATGACTTTGTGAAGGTGTCAGAGAGCGGAATCAATGACCCGACTGTTGTAGTGGACCTCATGAGTCACGGATATGAAGGATTTCTGATCGGGGAGTATTTTATGCAAAAAGGCAGCCCTGAGAAAGCGTGTAGTGATTTTGTGAAACGCATTAAAGAACTCAAACACTAG
- a CDS encoding phosphoribosylanthranilate isomerase, translating to MKLKVCGMREADNIRDLLELEPDYMGMIFYEKSPRCVLEMPKADLSGVEKVGVFVNASDEEIKEKAQTYGLDLLQLHGEEPVDQVKRLKEHGFKLIKVFSVADELPIASMQAYSPYVDYFLFDTKTPAYGGSGQKFDWGILKDYDLEKPFFLSGGIELDDLDAIRQLGMRQLYAIDVNSRFELAPAVKDIKKIKALKDKL from the coding sequence ATGAAGCTGAAAGTCTGTGGCATGCGCGAGGCGGACAATATCCGGGATTTGCTGGAGCTGGAGCCGGATTATATGGGCATGATCTTTTATGAGAAAAGCCCCAGGTGCGTCCTGGAAATGCCAAAGGCCGACCTTTCAGGAGTTGAAAAAGTTGGGGTGTTTGTGAATGCTTCTGATGAAGAGATAAAAGAAAAGGCTCAAACTTACGGGCTTGACTTGCTGCAGTTGCATGGTGAAGAGCCCGTGGATCAGGTGAAGCGTCTTAAGGAGCACGGGTTCAAATTGATCAAGGTTTTTAGTGTAGCGGATGAGTTGCCGATTGCGTCGATGCAGGCCTATTCACCCTATGTGGATTATTTTCTTTTCGATACTAAGACTCCTGCTTATGGTGGTAGCGGTCAAAAGTTTGACTGGGGTATTTTGAAGGATTATGATCTGGAGAAGCCTTTCTTCCTGAGTGGTGGGATTGAGCTGGATGACCTGGATGCGATCAGGCAACTGGGCATGAGACAATTGTATGCTATAGATGTGAACAGCAGGTTTGAGTTGGCACCTGCGGTAAAGGATATCAAAAAGATTAAAGCGTTAAAAGACAAGTTATGA
- the trpB gene encoding tryptophan synthase subunit beta: MSEVKSKYLVDERGYFGKFGGAYIPEMLYPNVEELRINYLEIMNSPSFQKEFQQLLRDFVGRPTPLYYASRLSELLKAKIYLKREDLCHTGAHKVNNTVGQILLAKALGKKRIIAETGAGQHGVATATVCALMGIGCIVYMGEVDMARQRPNVERMKILGAEVRPAKSGSKTLKDATNEAMRHWINNPQDTHYIIGSVVGPHPYPDLVARFQSVISEEIKWQLSEKEGRDHPDYVVACVGGGSNAAGAFYHYLDTPEVKLVAAEASGLGDHTGKSAATTALGREGVLHGSKTILMQTDDGQVIEPYSISAGLDYPGIGPFHAHLFDSGRATFYGITDEEAMTAGVLLSRMEGIIPAVESAHALGALHKMTLDPQDIVVVNLSGRGDKDLETYIKWGKY; the protein is encoded by the coding sequence ATGAGCGAAGTGAAATCTAAATATTTAGTAGATGAGCGCGGGTATTTTGGCAAGTTTGGAGGAGCATATATTCCTGAAATGCTGTATCCAAACGTAGAGGAGCTCCGCATCAACTATCTGGAAATCATGAATTCCCCTTCTTTTCAGAAGGAATTTCAACAGTTGCTAAGGGATTTTGTAGGGAGGCCTACTCCGCTTTATTATGCCTCACGATTGTCCGAACTGCTGAAGGCAAAGATTTATCTGAAACGGGAAGACCTTTGCCATACAGGTGCGCACAAGGTGAACAATACCGTGGGGCAGATCCTGCTGGCTAAAGCCCTGGGCAAAAAGCGAATCATCGCCGAGACAGGAGCTGGCCAACATGGCGTGGCTACGGCCACTGTGTGTGCATTGATGGGCATTGGTTGCATCGTGTACATGGGGGAGGTCGATATGGCTCGTCAGCGGCCCAATGTGGAGCGCATGAAGATCCTGGGTGCCGAAGTGAGACCTGCTAAAAGTGGTAGTAAGACCCTGAAGGATGCGACCAATGAGGCGATGCGTCATTGGATCAACAATCCACAGGATACTCACTACATCATTGGTTCTGTGGTGGGGCCACACCCATACCCTGACCTGGTGGCTCGCTTCCAGAGTGTGATCAGTGAAGAAATCAAATGGCAACTATCCGAAAAAGAAGGCCGTGACCATCCCGACTATGTGGTGGCATGCGTAGGGGGTGGGAGCAATGCCGCCGGAGCATTTTATCACTACCTGGATACTCCAGAGGTGAAACTGGTAGCGGCTGAGGCTTCCGGACTGGGTGACCACACTGGTAAATCGGCGGCCACTACAGCACTGGGCAGAGAAGGCGTATTACATGGTAGCAAGACCATCCTCATGCAGACAGATGATGGTCAGGTGATAGAACCTTACAGCATTTCCGCTGGTCTGGATTATCCGGGGATTGGGCCATTCCACGCCCACTTATTTGATTCAGGGAGAGCTACGTTCTATGGTATTACCGATGAGGAAGCCATGACTGCAGGCGTACTCCTGAGCCGAATGGAAGGGATTATCCCAGCCGTAGAGAGTGCTCATGCACTGGGTGCACTACATAAAATGACCTTGGATCCACAAGATATAGTGGTGGTGAACCTCTCGGGTAGAGGCGACAAGGATTTAGAGACTTATATCAAATGGGGAAAGTATTGA
- the trpA gene encoding tryptophan synthase subunit alpha has translation MNRIDQAFIDKKDHLLNVYFTAGYPELNDTLEIARHLNDGGADLIEIGLPFSDPIADGPTIQESSHVALENGMTLALLFEQLKDLRKTVQVPVLLMGYINPILQFGFEAFCKKCQEVGVDGLILPDLPMYEYEETYKEVLDQYGLYNVFLITPQTLGDRITKIDELSKGFIYMVSSSSTTGAKSGISEEQIAYFERIKALNLKNRKLIGFGISDYASFSKACAYADGAIVGSAFIKLLAEDKSAASISNYIHQLKNPQS, from the coding sequence ATGAATCGAATAGATCAGGCATTTATAGATAAAAAGGATCACCTGCTGAATGTGTATTTCACTGCCGGGTATCCCGAACTTAATGATACACTTGAGATTGCCAGGCACCTCAATGATGGTGGGGCGGATCTCATAGAAATAGGTTTGCCCTTTTCTGATCCCATAGCGGACGGCCCGACCATACAGGAGAGTTCGCACGTGGCATTGGAGAATGGAATGACACTCGCTTTACTCTTTGAGCAGCTTAAAGACCTTCGGAAAACTGTACAGGTGCCGGTGTTACTCATGGGCTATATCAACCCAATTCTTCAGTTTGGTTTTGAGGCGTTTTGCAAAAAATGCCAGGAAGTGGGTGTGGATGGTTTGATCCTGCCGGATCTGCCTATGTATGAGTATGAAGAGACCTACAAAGAGGTGCTGGATCAATATGGCCTTTACAACGTTTTTCTGATTACCCCTCAAACTTTGGGCGACAGGATCACCAAAATAGATGAGCTAAGCAAAGGGTTTATTTACATGGTTTCATCTTCCAGTACCACAGGAGCCAAATCCGGTATTAGCGAAGAGCAGATCGCCTATTTTGAGCGAATCAAAGCCCTAAATTTGAAGAACAGGAAACTCATTGGTTTTGGGATTTCCGATTATGCTTCTTTCAGTAAGGCCTGTGCATATGCCGATGGGGCCATCGTAGGCAGTGCATTTATTAAATTGTTGGCAGAGGATAAATCTGCTGCATCTATTAGCAACTACATTCATCAACTCAAAAATCCCCAGTCATGA
- a CDS encoding aminodeoxychorismate/anthranilate synthase component II codes for MKKILVIDNYDSFTYNLVHILRELGAENRMEVHRNDKIAVDYAAGFDHILLSPGPGLPKDAGVMPEVISKYGSSKNILGVCLGHQGIGEAFGAELFNLPTVFHGVATDVELTDKKDVLFSDLPNVFKVCRYHSWAIKPDSIPDTLEVTAVDESGNVMAIKHKEFNVRGVQFHPESIMTEHGKKMMQNWLSVEL; via the coding sequence ATGAAGAAGATATTAGTAATCGATAATTACGACTCATTTACCTACAACCTGGTACACATTTTACGTGAGCTGGGAGCAGAGAACCGGATGGAGGTACATAGAAATGATAAGATCGCTGTAGACTATGCAGCCGGTTTTGATCACATCTTGCTTTCGCCGGGTCCTGGTCTACCCAAAGATGCAGGCGTGATGCCTGAAGTAATCAGCAAATATGGTTCCTCCAAAAATATACTCGGGGTTTGTCTCGGTCATCAGGGAATAGGAGAGGCCTTTGGTGCAGAGCTGTTTAATTTGCCTACCGTTTTTCATGGCGTGGCTACAGATGTGGAGCTCACGGACAAAAAGGACGTCCTTTTTAGCGACTTACCGAATGTATTTAAAGTGTGCCGGTATCACAGCTGGGCCATAAAGCCTGATTCTATACCGGATACACTGGAGGTGACTGCTGTGGATGAGTCTGGCAATGTCATGGCAATCAAACATAAGGAATTCAACGTGCGGGGTGTTCAGTTTCACCCTGAATCTATCATGACCGAGCACGGAAAGAAAATGATGCAAAACTGGTTATCTGTAGAACTATGA